From a single Myxocyprinus asiaticus isolate MX2 ecotype Aquarium Trade chromosome 33, UBuf_Myxa_2, whole genome shotgun sequence genomic region:
- the LOC127424473 gene encoding LIM/homeobox protein Lhx4-like, with product MKMMQSAAVLPSESAVKGLPDILGVSLQQIPQCAGCSQHILDKFILKVLDRHWHSKCLKCADCHALLADKCFSRAGNVYCKEDFFKRFGTKCASCQQGIPPTQVVRKAQDFVYHLHCFACVMCSRQLATGDEFYLMEDGRLVCKEDYETAKQNDDSETGAKRPRTTITAKQLETLKSAYKNSPKPARHVREQLSSETGLDMRVVQVWFQNRRAKEKRLKKDAGRHRWGQFYKSVKRSRGSSKTEKESSADDAGLSDSELSFREDQILSDLGHANGLYGSIGDVTNGNMLNGSFSLEGGGQPYHDLRAGSPYGLPQSPSSITSLPGHTPLLNNLGFNIDGIMGQGGQPNVGQALRAMTGGPTSDLSTGSSTGYPDFPTSPASWLDEMDHSQF from the exons ATGAAAATGATGCAAAGTGCGGCTGTGTTGCCCAGCGAGAGTGCGGTGAAGGGTCTGCCGGACATTCTCGGAGTGTCACTGCAAC AGATTCCCCAGTGTGCAGGCTGCAGTCAACACATCCTGGATAAGTTTATTTTGAAGGTTTTGGATCGTCATTGGCACTCGAAGTGTCTCAAGTGCGCCGACTGTCACGCGCTCCTGGCAGACAAGTGTTTCTCGCGCGCGGGGAATGTCTACTGCAAAGAAGATTTCTTCAA GCGTTTCGGGACAAAATGTGCATCGTGTCAGCAGGGGATCCCTCCGACACAGGTGGTTCGGAAAGCTCAAGACTTTGTGTACCACCTCCACTGCTTTGCCTGTGTAATGTGCAGCAGACAGCTGGCCACCGGAGATGAGTTCTACCTCATGGAGGACGGGAGGCTCGTGTGCAAGGAGGACTATGAAACAGCTAAACAAAACG ATGATTCGGAGACAGGAGCAAAACGTCCACGGACCACCATCACAGCCAAACAGCTGGAGACACTCAAAAGTGCTTACAAAAATTCACCGAAGCCAGCACGACATGTGCGCGAGCAGCTCTCATCAGAAACTGGTCTGGACATGAGAGTGGTTCAG GTGTGGTTTCAAAACAGGCGAGCAAAAGAGAAACGTCTAAAGAAGGACGCAGGGCGACACCGCTGGGGCCAGTTCTACAAAAGTGTCAAACGCAGTCGAGGGTCCAGTAAGACAGAGAAGGAGAGTTCGGCTGATGATGCAGGACTCAGTGATAGTGAGCTTAGTTTCAGAG AAGACCAGATCTTGTCTGACCTGGGGCATGCAAACGGCTTGTACGGAAGCATAGGAGACGTCACAAATGGCAACATGCTCAATGGGAGCTTTTCCCTGGAGGGGGGCGGACAGCCTTACCACGACTTGCGGGCAGGAAGTCCCTACGGCCTGCCACAGTCCCCCTCATCCATCACCTCCCTACCAGGCCACACCCCGCTGCTCAACAACTTAGGCTTCAACATAGATGGCATAATGGGTCAGGGCGGTCAGCCTAATGTAGGTCAAGCTCTGAGAGCCATGACCGGGGGACCCACCTCTGACCTTTCAACAGGCAGCAGCACGGGGTACCCAGACTTCCCCACAAGCCCGGCTTCATGGCTTGATGAAATGGACCACTCCCAGTTCTGA